Genomic window (Methanomassiliicoccales archaeon):
ATTGGCATCCCTCAGGACTATGTTCTCGATCCACAGCTCGGTCTTCCCGAGCAGTTGCACTTTCAATCTTCCACCCCTTCCACATCGAGTCTTATGTCAAGCATGGGTGCATCTATGATCGCCCTGCCGATATCGAGTATGTCCACATCTGCCTCCACTATGCGCGGTATCTCTTCCAGAGGGATCGACCCTCCGAAAGCGATCTTCACGCGAGTTCTCAGACCCTCTCTGAAGAGGGCACTGGATACCGACCTCAAGTCGTCGATGTCACCGGTATCGACCATAATAATATCGGCGCCATGCTCCGCCGCAACGACAGCCTCACGGACAATGGGTTCGGTCTCACCACGGATCTGGATGACCTTCATTCTACCCTCCAATTCCCGAACCGCAAGCAGAGCCTGAACGATACCGCCGAACATCCTGACATAGTTCTTATCGAGATAGACGAATGGGTGCTCCGTGATCCGCAGACCGGATCCCCCGAGCCTGATGGCTTCCCGGATCTCCTCTTTCATCTGGTTCGGCATCTTCTTCCATCCCCCAGAAACGATGGTGGCATTACCCCCTGCAAGAGTTACTGCTCGCCTCGCCGCTGTGGCGATGCCTGAGGTCTTTCCAACGAGACCTATGAGCATATCTTCGGCAAGGCATATCTCCTTGGGCGTTCCTTCGATGATCGCGATCGTACCGCCCTCATCGACATCGTCGCCATCTCTGACCGTAGCTTGAATGGACAGATTCATCTCTTTTGCTGTCTCGATCATGCGGCCGATGCCGGAGACGGTTCCGCTCTGCTTAGTCCAGATGACCGCTCTCACCCTCTTGTTGGTCAAGTTCTTGAAGATCGCGTCCCTGATATCGATGCCGTCCGGTTCACGCGGTACAGACCTTACCTCATTCCGCAACCGTTATCCCCCTCTGCCTGCACCACTTCGGCAGGAGCTCAGCGTCGACCTCCTCATCCACCTTCGGCGCTTCGGAAACGAGATGCGAAGCGAGTGATTCGCTAACGTTCAACGCTCCTGGTGCGCCGTCGAAGGCTATCAACTTATCCGTTCCGGTGATCCTGATGGCCATCTCCACGGCTGTCCCGAGATCTTCGGCCACAAGGGCGTGCTTCATGAACTCGACGTTCTGAGGGTCCCTCCTGAAGACATCCGCCTGGCTCTCCCCCACCACAATGGTTGGAATCATCTTGGCCCAGAATACGCTGGGATAGCCTCCCCAGGCGTAGTTGATGATGATCGCCTTTATGGCCGGATTCATGGGAGCGACATCGGAGATCAGGGGTTTCTCGTCCCTACCATAGAATGATTCAGTATACCAAGTATAGCCTGGAAGAGGATAATCGAGATCGAAGATATCGACGCTGGAAGCTGAGAAGTTGGCGAAGATCATCCCGGCGGAAAAGACATAGGGTATCGGAGCCTGAAAGTCCAGTATGGCTATGCAATCATCGATGCGCCCAAGAAGCGTCAGGATCTTGCCGTAATAACGGAAGTTATCGATGGAGAGCCTCTCATCAAGCGAGAAAAGATTGTTGTCTGCATCGACGCCAGCGACGCCTGCTGGTGTGGGCTTCAGGAATGTGGCGAAGGTCCACTTCTTCTGCACAAGGTCGGAATTGAATATCGCTCTGGCCGCGAAGTTGGCGCCCCTCGGCCCTAGGTTGTGGTGGTAAGTCGATCGGGTCTCGAGCCTAGCATACGACATCCCGAAGGGCTTCACCGCCCGGTCCACATGCCTGTGGAAGTGTATCTCCCTCACATCGCTATTATGAGCGTGAACGATCCAATCGGCGTCATAGCATCTCTTGATCCCATACAGTGTTCCTATCTCAGTCTGGATCGGGATGCCTTCGTCGATCGGAGCCACTCCTTTAGCCTTCCCGCCGAAATACTCATCAAGACCAAATCTCTGGATGTATTCGTCCGACTCCCTGAACCTGAGACCGACGCCGGCTCTCAACCGGATGTCGTCGGTGCCTGTCCTTTCAACGATCG
Coding sequences:
- a CDS encoding nicotinate-nucleotide pyrophosphorylase, which encodes MRNEVRSVPREPDGIDIRDAIFKNLTNKRVRAVIWTKQSGTVSGIGRMIETAKEMNLSIQATVRDGDDVDEGGTIAIIEGTPKEICLAEDMLIGLVGKTSGIATAARRAVTLAGGNATIVSGGWKKMPNQMKEEIREAIRLGGSGLRITEHPFVYLDKNYVRMFGGIVQALLAVRELEGRMKVIQIRGETEPIVREAVVAAEHGADIIMVDTGDIDDLRSVSSALFREGLRTRVKIAFGGSIPLEEIPRIVEADVDILDIGRAIIDAPMLDIRLDVEGVED